DNA sequence from the Candidatus Sulfuricurvum sp. RIFRC-1 genome:
GATACGGTAGGCATCTTCACGGCTTACCCCTTTGAGAGGAAGTTCGAGTAAAACACGTTGTGAGAAAACCAAACCGCCGGTGAGGTTGAGATTACGCATCATGTTTTCAGGATACACAACGAGATTTGCGATAACACTGTTAAAACGGTGAAGCATGAAATCTGAGGTAACAAAACTATCCGGCAACCAGAAACGCTCGGTAGAGCTGTGAGAGATATCACGCTCATGCCATAACGCGACGTTTTCCATCGCAGGGATAACATACGCTCTAACCATACGGGCTAACCCTGTGATATTTTCAGTCAAAATCGGATTACGTTTGTGAGGCATTGCAGATGAGCCTTTTTGCCCTTTGGCAAAAAACTCTTCACACTCATACACTTCGGTACGCTGCCAGTGACGAACCTGTACTGCAAATTTCTCGATAGAGCTTGCCATCAAAGCAAGCGCCGAAGCTAAACGTGCATAACGGTCACGCTGAATAACCTGGTTAGATGCAGGAGCCGATTTAAGTCCTAACGCTTCACAGGTATATTCTTCGAGTTCTAACGGTGCATGAGCAAAATTCCCCATTGCGCCTGAGACTTGACCGACGCAAATCACTTCCATGGTTTGTTCCAAGTTTGTCAAATGACGTGCCATCTCATCGTACCAAACCGCTAACACCAAACCAAACGTAATCGGCTCACCGTGAATTCCGTGTGAGCGTCCGACCATCAATGTCATCTTGTGTTCTTCTGCACGAACCTTGATCGATGCCATAACCATTTTAACGTCTTCGATAATCAATGCCAGTGAATCACGCATTTGCAAAGCGACAGCCGTATCAACCGTATCGGATGATGTCATACCATAATGGAACCAGCGACTCTCTTCACCGAGTGTTTCCGAAACGGATGTGGTGAACGCGATCAAATCGTGGCGAGTAACCGCTTCGATCTCATCAATGCGTTCAACACTGAATCCTGCATTTTTTACAATCTTCTGGGCATCTTCATCAGGAATCAATCCCAATTTATTCCATGCAACGACTACCGCTTTTTCAACATCGAGCCATGCTTGATACTTTGCTTGGATACTCCATTTGGATTTCATCTCTTCTCTGGCGTAACGATCTACCATGCTATAACTTCCTTCTATGCTAAAATGCGCTAATTAAATTAGACTTTTTTTATGTCCGTTCACCCTGAGCTTGTCGAAGGATCTGTTCATGGTTCGACAAGCTCACCACGAACGGGACGTTCTCTACTGTATATATAAGTCTATCCAACCCTCCCTAAAAAGGAATTAAATTGCCCTTTGTCACCAAGCAACTTCACGCCCCGTCTCGTCAAAAAGCATTTCGTTTTTTAATGCAAGAGTTAGGGATTACCCAAAGCGAAGCACAACGTTTAATTGCCAAAGGGAGGCTTTCTCAAAACGGTGAAGTGATGGCGAACAATGCGGGGTTTATCGAAGGAACTTTTGATTTCATTTGTTTTGAACCTTTGACGTTAGGGTTAGAACCTGCGTTTGTCGAAGAGGAATTTGCCGTCTATGATAAACCCAGCGGTCTTCTCGTCCACCCGCAGAATCGTCACACCCCCTATAGCCTCAACGATGAGATCAAGCACCGTTTCGGACATGAGGCCAACATTACCCATCGGATCGATCAAGAGACAAGCGGTTTGGTTTTGACGGCGCGGAACAAAGGTTCTGAACGTGCTTTAAAAATGATGTTCGAAGAGCGTCAAATTACCAAGAAATATATCGCTATGGTTAAAGGTCATCTCAAAGAGCCGCTCGATATAGAGGAGCCTTTACTGCGTCGAGAAGATGCCAGCTCTATTATCCGCATGATCGTACGGGTTCATCCTGAGGGAAAACCGTCTCGTACCTTTATAAAACCTCTGGAGTATTTTCCCGATACCGATACGACTCTCGTCGAGGCTTCACCTTATACCGGACGTCAACATCAGATACGGGTTCATTTGTTCCACGTGGAACATCCAATCATCGGTGATCCGATCTATGGTCAGGACGAAAACGATGCCGTCCGCTTTTTAGACCGAGAGATGTCCGTAGAAGAGCGATTTATCAATACGGGTGCATCACGACTTTTACTTCATGCCCATTCTCTTGAATTCATTTATGACAATATTCCTTACCACGTGATTTCAAAAGAAGATTTTATTTCTCAATGTTTTGATGCGATGAAAAAGAAATAATTGATATGCCTTTCATCACTAAAAAACTTCATTCACCTATTCGTCAAATGGCTCTCGCATTTTTAATGGAAGAACTAAATCTCTCGCGAAGTGAAGGGCAACGTCTTATTGCCCGAGGTCGTTTATCTCAAAATGGCATTGTCATGTGCGATCAATTCGGGTTCATTGAGGGCTCTTGTGAGTTCATCTGTTTTGAGCCGTTATCGCGTGGATTCAAACCGATGTTTGTCACTAACGACTTTGCCATCTACGACAAACCGAGCGGTTTGAGTGTCCATCCGCACAGCCGTCTATCGCCGTATACCCTTAATGATGAGATCAAACATCAGTTTGGTGAGGATGCTAACGCAACACACCGGATTGATCAAGAGACGAGTGGCTTGGTTTTAGTGTCTCGACATAAAAAAAGTGAAACTGTTTTAAAAAAGTTATTCTCTGCACGTGCTATAAATAAACGATATCTTGCTATGGTAAAAGGTCATGTAGAAGAGATTATCGATGTACAAGAACCTCTATTTCGAATTGATCATCCGAATCTTCTTATCAGTATGGTGGTTAAAGTTGACCCTAAAGGGAAACCAGCCCATACTATTATTAAACCGATTCGTTACTTTCCTGAGCATAATATGACGCTCGTAGAGGCATCTCCATTGACCGGACGTACCCACCAAATACGAGTTCATTTGTTCCACGTGAAACATCCGATAATCGGTGATCCGGTGTATGGGCCAGAGGAAAAGGACGTAGTACGATTTATAAAAAAAGAGTTGTCACCCGAAGAGCGGTTAGAAATAGGGGGGTCAACGAGGTTGCTTCTTCATGCACATTCGCTTGAATTTGAGTATGAGAATGAGGTGTATAAGATAGAATCTGAGAAAGATTTTGTGCAAGAGTGCTTTGAGGCGATGGGGATTACATCTGATTAAAATATCCGTTCACCCTGAGCCTGTCGAAGGGTGCGTTCATGGTTCGACAAGCTCACCACGAACGAAACTCTATGCACAATTACTAATATATCGCTGTCGTTTCACCTCTTTAATTTTCCGAATATCCACCAAAATATACCCGTCAATACAGTTGTTAAAATCGCTATCAATCCCGAAATCCATAAACTGCACTCCACCCTCTTCGCATAATTCACTGTACTGTTTATAGAGGGTAGGAACCGATACGTCCAATGCTTTTAGATAGTCTTTTAAAACTCTAAAGTCCTCAGTATAGTTCTCGCCGCTAAACAATGCTTTAAACTCATTCTGGACGTATTCTGAGAGTTTATAGGGCGACTTTGCTCTAACCATAGTGTGGTCACTACCGAAATAAAGGGTATAAAAATAGACCAAAGCTTCTTGAGCATGTTTTGGAAAACTTCCCGAAATACTTACCGGCCCCATCATATATTTGACCTGAGGATTATGGCTGAGATATGCCCCAATCCCTTGCCATAGATAATCGAGTGCACGACTTCCCCAGTATTTTGGCTGAACAAAACTCCGCCCAAGCTCAATGGCATCTTCCAAAACTGCATCAAACTGTTCATTCATATCACACAAATCAGACATATAAAGACCCTCTTTGCCTAACCACGAAAGAATCCACTCACACTCACCGATACGATACGCTCCAGCGATCTCTAACGCCTCATCATCCCACAACACTAGATGATGATAATAGCGATCATACTCGTCGATGTCACGGGCATGACCACTCCCTTCTCCTACTTTGCGAAAAGAGTATTCACGTAAGCGTCCTATTTCGTTGATGATATTGGGGGCATTCTCATGTTCGATCAAATAGATCTCTTTGTTATCACTTGTCATCCCTAGCAGTTCACCTTTTCTGAGTTCGCTTCGAAGCTCCTGACGCGATACAGGATGAGCGATAGAACACTCCGTTGGATAGATACCGTGCTTTCCTTTAGCGATACGGAGAAGATGTTTACGAAATAATTTTGCATGACGTTTTTCACTGATGTTAAAATCGCTCAGTGCTTTTTCACTCACCATCTCTCCAATCGTAAAATCAAATACGTGATTTCGTGCCGCAAATATTTCATGACTGAGAAGCAACCCCCCCAACGGTTTATAGATCCATGAAGCAGCGTAAAACAACAGACTATTTTTTCCTTTAATATGGATCGGAAGAATCGGAGCAGCATTTCGTTTGGCAAACTTTAAAAAGCCCCCTTTCCATGAACCCTCTTTTATCCCAAATAATCCCGCACGAGAAACTTCACCGGAAGGGAAAAAGATGACCGCTTCTTCAGCTTGGAGCGCATTATCAATTTGCCGAAGAGCATGTCGTGAGAGTTTGTCATTGAAGTTATCCACACCAATCATATATTCTTTGAGCTGGGTAATCTCACCAAGCATGCGGTTGGCTACAATTTTCACTTTTTTGTCTTGACGCACCGAACAGACCATCTGTATCAAACACAATGCGTCTAATGCTCCCAAAGGATGATTCGCAACAATAATCACTTTACCCATCGTAGGAATATTTTCGATTTGGCGATGAATCGTTTTATACGATACGTTTAAATATTCAAGGACCGCATCGATAAATACCAATCCGCTTTTCTCTTGATGAATTTCCATAAAGCGATTAATCGATTTTTCATGAAGAAGTAACCGTGTCATTCCTACTATCATTTTATTAATAATTGCAGGGTATCGAAATACTTTTGGGTATTCTTTTCGTAAAATAAATTCTGTACTAACCATCTTATGCACCTTTAATTAAGGAATACACTTATTCGTGTTTCTTATTTTTGAAACATTAAGGGATATCTGTTTCAATGTGATTACATTAGAGTTACAGTGCAATTACAACGCTTTGAATGAAAAAAATTATCAATTGATGTGAATAACTTTTTATAACAATGTTTTTATTCATTTTTGATACAGACAAAATTGTAATAGGCCCCTAAAATAGGGGGTTTAAGGTGGGTTGAAGAAATATGATTTCAGGGTATATTTAGATAAAAAATTTCTGAAATTATGAAGATTTTTAACACTTTTTTTGTAAAAATGGCTATGACTTATTCACAACACGCTCACAGTGTGAATATTACACATTTTTGAAAAATTTTGATTTTTTTTTTCGGATTCAGAAATTTTTTAGGGGGGTAACAGAGATAAACGCTTAAGCCTTTCATCAATCTGAAATTATTAAGGATCTCTAAGACTCTTTGGATACACTTCTGACTTAGCGACCCTCCTGGTGTGTTGGTCGCTATGTTATTCATTTTATTACGCCAAAGGAGCAAAGCCCCTTTGACTACGTTAACACTAAGTTTTCCTCAGCAGAAAGCTCATTCATTTTTTTGTTTTACTTTTTTGATTCATTTCTAATTTAACCCTTTGCGCATGGGTAATTGCTACCGCCATTGCATCGGTAATATCCAGAGGCTTAATCTCTTTCGTTATCCCCAATATCTGTTTTACCATAAATGCTACCTGCTCTTTGGCAGCTTTGGCTTTTCCCGTCAACGCTTTTTTGACTTGTAACGGTGTATATTCTGCAAACATTCCATGCTCTTGTAAAAGTTTGA
Encoded proteins:
- a CDS encoding pseudouridine synthase, encoding MPFITKKLHSPIRQMALAFLMEELNLSRSEGQRLIARGRLSQNGIVMCDQFGFIEGSCEFICFEPLSRGFKPMFVTNDFAIYDKPSGLSVHPHSRLSPYTLNDEIKHQFGEDANATHRIDQETSGLVLVSRHKKSETVLKKLFSARAINKRYLAMVKGHVEEIIDVQEPLFRIDHPNLLISMVVKVDPKGKPAHTIIKPIRYFPEHNMTLVEASPLTGRTHQIRVHLFHVKHPIIGDPVYGPEEKDVVRFIKKELSPEERLEIGGSTRLLLHAHSLEFEYENEVYKIESEKDFVQECFEAMGITSD
- a CDS encoding RluA family pseudouridine synthase; amino-acid sequence: MPFVTKQLHAPSRQKAFRFLMQELGITQSEAQRLIAKGRLSQNGEVMANNAGFIEGTFDFICFEPLTLGLEPAFVEEEFAVYDKPSGLLVHPQNRHTPYSLNDEIKHRFGHEANITHRIDQETSGLVLTARNKGSERALKMMFEERQITKKYIAMVKGHLKEPLDIEEPLLRREDASSIIRMIVRVHPEGKPSRTFIKPLEYFPDTDTTLVEASPYTGRQHQIRVHLFHVEHPIIGDPIYGQDENDAVRFLDREMSVEERFINTGASRLLLHAHSLEFIYDNIPYHVISKEDFISQCFDAMKKK
- the purB gene encoding adenylosuccinate lyase, encoding MVDRYAREEMKSKWSIQAKYQAWLDVEKAVVVAWNKLGLIPDEDAQKIVKNAGFSVERIDEIEAVTRHDLIAFTTSVSETLGEESRWFHYGMTSSDTVDTAVALQMRDSLALIIEDVKMVMASIKVRAEEHKMTLMVGRSHGIHGEPITFGLVLAVWYDEMARHLTNLEQTMEVICVGQVSGAMGNFAHAPLELEEYTCEALGLKSAPASNQVIQRDRYARLASALALMASSIEKFAVQVRHWQRTEVYECEEFFAKGQKGSSAMPHKRNPILTENITGLARMVRAYVIPAMENVALWHERDISHSSTERFWLPDSFVTSDFMLHRFNSVIANLVVYPENMMRNLNLTGGLVFSQRVLLELPLKGVSREDAYRIVQRNAMKVWEGLQQGNSAVNEKGESLYLQYLLADDELRESLSEEAIRECFNFDYYTKNVDKIFARVFK
- a CDS encoding lysophospholipid acyltransferase family protein translates to MTRLLLHEKSINRFMEIHQEKSGLVFIDAVLEYLNVSYKTIHRQIENIPTMGKVIIVANHPLGALDALCLIQMVCSVRQDKKVKIVANRMLGEITQLKEYMIGVDNFNDKLSRHALRQIDNALQAEEAVIFFPSGEVSRAGLFGIKEGSWKGGFLKFAKRNAAPILPIHIKGKNSLLFYAASWIYKPLGGLLLSHEIFAARNHVFDFTIGEMVSEKALSDFNISEKRHAKLFRKHLLRIAKGKHGIYPTECSIAHPVSRQELRSELRKGELLGMTSDNKEIYLIEHENAPNIINEIGRLREYSFRKVGEGSGHARDIDEYDRYYHHLVLWDDEALEIAGAYRIGECEWILSWLGKEGLYMSDLCDMNEQFDAVLEDAIELGRSFVQPKYWGSRALDYLWQGIGAYLSHNPQVKYMMGPVSISGSFPKHAQEALVYFYTLYFGSDHTMVRAKSPYKLSEYVQNEFKALFSGENYTEDFRVLKDYLKALDVSVPTLYKQYSELCEEGGVQFMDFGIDSDFNNCIDGYILVDIRKIKEVKRQRYISNCA